A single genomic interval of Helianthus annuus cultivar XRQ/B chromosome 6, HanXRQr2.0-SUNRISE, whole genome shotgun sequence harbors:
- the LOC110910665 gene encoding methionine S-methyltransferase isoform X2, with the protein MAAVKGSVDEFLNICSHSGDSAYSALRSLLERLENPKTRTEARVFLSHLQKKLDSDRDVSQHCLDTYHFQIQDIYLDRNEGYQNRKKLTMMVIPSIFMPEDWSFTFYEGLNRHPDSIFKDKTVAELGCGNGWISIAIADKWLPSKVYGLDINPRAVKISWINLYLNAFDENGQPVYDAENKTLLDRVEFYESDLLSYCRDNHIELERIVGCIPQILNPNPDAMSKLITENASEEFLHDLSNYCALQGFVEDQFGLGLIARAVEEGIDVIKPMGIMIFNMGGRPGQGVCKRLFERRGLRVNKLWQTKILQASDTDISALVEIEKNNPHRFEFFMGLVGDRPICARTAWAFGKAGGRISHALSVYSCQLRHPNEVKKIFEFLKNGFHEISNSLDLSFEDDSVADEKIPFLAYLAGVLKDSSRFPYEPPTGNKRFRDLIASFMKTYHHVPLSADNVAIFPSRATAIENSLRLFTPRLAIVDEHLTRNLPRQWLTSLEIEQKKDDKTSIDGITVIEAPRQSDLMIELIKKLRPQVVVTGIAQFEAVTSSAFEHLLRVTKEIGSRLFIDISEQFELSSLPSSIGVLKYLARTPLPSHAAIICGLLRNQVYTDLEVAFVISEEQTIFDALTRSVELLQGNTALISQYYYGCLFHELLSFQLPDRRQPAERESEDAEASDNDMIGFSSSAISVLSQAELSVRVTETPSLLHMDVDQIFLPTPTPVKAAIFESFARQNVTESECDVTPSLRQFIKNAYNLSVEHNAEFIYADFPLSLFNKLVLCCIEEGGSLCMPAGSNGNYVSAAKFLNANIVSIPTQAEDGFKLTEKQLTSVLEQLETIHKPWVYISGPTINPTGLLYSNEEMKSLLSVCARYGARVIIDTSFSGIEFNSRGWDGWNLDASLAGLTGNSAFSMCLLGGLFNKLPTGGLAYGFLVLKPGFLADSFRGSFSVLNKPHSTIRYTAKKLLELEEQKGDLTGAAQGQEKLLDARLKRLKETLENCGWEVIEARGGVSVIAKPCAYLGKKIKLEEDGSTWEIMLDSTNIREAMLRATGLCINGASWTGIPDYCRFTLALEDGDFDRALDCIVKFKQLVK; encoded by the exons ATGGCTGCAGTGAAAGGATCAGTAGACGAGTTCCTGAACATCTGTTCACACTCCGGCGACTCTGCATACAGCGCCTTAAGATCGCTACTAGAGCGCCTCGAGAATCCGAAGACTCGAACCGAAGCTAGGGTATTCTTATCGCATCTGCAGAAAAAGCTCGATAGCGATCGAGATGTATCGCAACATTGTCTCGATACTTATCATTTCCAGATTCAGGATATATACCTTGATCGGAATGAAG GTTACCAGAACAGAAAAAAATTAACAATGATGGTGATACCTAGTATCTTTATGCCAGAGGACTGGTCCTTCACATTCTATGAGGGGTTAAATAGACACCCCGACTCTATCTTCAAGGATAAGACAGTTGCCGAGCTTGGTTGTGGAAACGGATGGATATCCATAGCCATTGCCGACAAGTGGTTGCCATCAAAG GTTTATGGCCTTGATATAAATCCAAGAGCAGTGAAGATTTCTTGGATAAATTTGTATTTAAATGCTTTTGATGAGAATGGGCAGCCCGTTTATGACGCCGAGAACAAAACTTTGCTTGACAGGGTAGAATTTTATGAATCTGATCTGCTATCTTACTGCAGAGATAACCACATAGAGCTTGAACGGATTGTCGGATGTATACCACAG ATTCTTAATCCAAATCCAGATGCAATGTCCAAGCTTATCACAGAAAATGCAAGCGAAGAGTTCCTGCATGATCTAAGCAACTATTGTGCCCTTCAG GGTTTTGTTGAGGATCAGTTTGGGTTAGGCCTAATTGCCAGGGCAGTTGAAGAAGGAATTGATGTGATCAAGCCTATGGGAATCATGATCTTCAACATGGGAGGGCGTCCAGGGCAAGGTGTTTGTAAACGTTTATTTGAGCGTCGTGGGCTCCGGGTTAACAAGCTGTGGCAGACCAAAATTCTTCAGGCTTCTGACACCGATATTTCTGCGTTAGTTGAAATTGAAAAGAATAATCCACATCGTTTCGAGTTCTTCATGGGGCTTGTTGGAGACCGTCCAATTTGTGCTAGGACTGCATGGGCCTTCGGAAAGGCCGGTGGCCGTATTTCTCATGCTCTGTCTGTTTACAGCTGTCAGCTTCGCCATCCTAATGAG GTTAAGAAAATCTTCGAGTTTCTCAAAAACGGGTTTCATGAGATCAGCAATTCTCTAGATCTATCTTTTGAGGACGATTCTGTTGCTGATGAGAAGATTCCTTTTCTAGCATATCTTGCTGGTGTGTTGAAAGACAGTTCGCGCTTTCCATATGAGCCTCCAACCGGAAACAAAAGATTCCGTGATCTTATTGCATCTTTCATGAAAACATACCACCATGTCCCCCTTAGCGCCGAT AATGTTGCTATTTTTCCTTCAAGGGCTACGGCTATTGAGAACTCCCTCCGGTTGTTCACTCCACGTCTTGCCATCGTTGATGAACATTTGACCCGCAATCTACCCAGGCAATGGTTAACATCACTAGAAATTGAG CAAAAAAAGGACGACAAAACCTCAATAGATGGAATCACTGTTATAGAAGCACCACGTCAGTCAGATTTGATGATAGAGCTGATAAAAAAGTTAAGGCCACAAGTGGTGGTCACAGGGATTGCACAATTTGAGGCCGTTACTAGTTCAGCATTCGAGCACCTTTTACGTGTCACAAAAGAAATCGGGTCTCGTCTTTTCATAGACATATCTGAACAATTCGAGCTTTCAAGCCTCCCCAGTTCAATCGGGGTCTTGAAATATCTCGCTAGAACTCCACTGCCTTCTCATGCAGCTATAATATGTGGCTTGTTAAGAAATCAG GTGTATACAGATCTTGAAGTAGCTTTTGTGATATCGGAAGAACAAACTATCTTTGACGCATTGACAAGGAGTGTGGAACTCTTACAAGGCAATACTGCCCTGATTAGCCAGTATTACTACGGCTGTCTTTTTCACGAGCTTCTGTCCTTTCAGCTTCCCGATAGACGTCAACCTGCAGAG AGAGAATCTGAGGATGCGGAAGCTAGTGACAATGACATGATAGGATTTTCTAGCTCAGCAATCTCGGTTCTGAGTCAAGCAGAATTATCGGTCAGGGTAACCGAAACACCCTCGTTACTTCACATGGATGTGGATCAAATATTTCTGCCTACACCGACCCCGGTTAAGGCTGCCATCTTCGAAAGTTTCGCAAGGCAGAACGTGACGGAATCAGAGTGTGATGTCACACCCAGCCTTCGACAATTCATCAAGAACGCTTACAACTTATCGGTTGAGCACAATGCCGAGTTTATATACGCAGACTTCCCTCTTTCCCTTTTCAATAAACTCGTCCTCTGCTGCATCGAAGAAGGTGGAAGCCTATGCATGCCAGCTGGATCAAACGGTAATTACGTATCAGCTGCCAAGTTCTTAAACGCAAACATCGTGTCTATCCCGACACAGGCTGAAGACGGTTTTAAACTGACCGAGAAGCAACTTACTAGTGTATTGGAACAGTTGGAGACTATTCATAAACCATGGGTGTATATTTCTGGTCCTACAATAAACCCGACGGGTTTGCTTTACAGCAATGAAGAGATGAAAAGCTTGCTGTCGGTCTGTGCTAGATATGGTGCACGGGTTATAATCGATACGTCGTTTTCGGGGATCGAGTTTAACTCCCGGGGTTGGGATGGGTGGAATTTGGATGCGAGTTTAGCGGGATTAACTGGAAACTCGGCGTTCAGCATGTGTTTGCTTGGAGGGTTGTTTAATAAGCTACCTACTGGAGGGCTTGCGTACGGGTTTCTAGTTCTGAAACCGGGATTTTTGGCTGATTCGTTTCGTGGTAGTTTCTCGGTGTTGAATAAACCTCACAGTACTATTAGGTATACTGCAAAGAAATTGCTTGAACTTGAAGAGCAGAAAGGGGATTTAACAGGTGCTGCTCAAGGACAGGAGAAATTGCTGGATGCTAGACTGAAGCGTTTGAAAGAG ACGCTTGAGAATTGTGGGTGGGAAGTAATTGAAGCTCGTGGAGGCGTTTCTGTGATTGCAAAGCCATGTGCTTATCTTGGCAAAAAGATTAAGCTCGAGGAAGATGGTTCTACATGGGAAATCATGCTCGATAGCACTAACATCCGTGAAGCAATGCTGAGAGCTACAGGTCTGTGCATCAATGGAGCTTCCTGGACCGGGATTCCAGACTATTGTCGATTCACTTTGGCCCTGGAAGATGGGGACTTCGATCGAGCTCTTGATTGCATTGTGAAATTCAAGCAACTTGTCAAGTAA
- the LOC110910663 gene encoding uncharacterized protein LOC110910663 isoform X2, with amino-acid sequence MLKIRLMQPRLMITLRGLISIGFANGKVHRAIRTLFNECFDGAWATYRDVPKELLDRMFDRFRTRYNWDQANDEAIREGFENVLKDRFADIMSDYRTESAKKARVAGFDFPDDRLDFEAMSKFPPRFVHSDIWEELCMGWNTEAWKKKSVKGRNNRKKVDNDDVISRHTGGSRGYDEHRIILERALGRPPTFRELFLATHLTKESKKIFWDGLYDESLDGAEFCTARSRKAYEAYERSMLEKYGEDVTLHPVGDADLWERAQGRRGFGIGSSDPHFIVNGTPSSSSGSASYAEYQRSQEQVKNLQAQVDMLQNRVEEAQQQVREEMKEEVQRQITELLKKFGNPGNPL; translated from the exons ATGCTGAAAATACGCCTCATGCAACCGCGACTCATGATCACACTCAGAGGCCTTATATCTATCGG GTTTGCGAATGGTAAAGTTCATAGGGCAATTAGAACTTTATTCAACGAGTGTTTTGATGGAGCTTGGGCAACGTATAGAGATGTCCCTAAGGAACTACTGGACCGCATGTTTGATCGATTTAGG ACACGTTATAACTGGGATCAAGCAAATGATGAAGCCATTAGAGAAGGATTTGAGAACGTGTTAAAGGACCGTTTCGCAGATATAATGTCAGATTATCGAACTGAATCAGCAAAGAAAGCTAGGGTGGCTGGGTTTGATTTCCCAGATGATAGGCTTGATTTTGAAGCAATGAGTAAGTTTCCTCCCCGCTTCGTGCATAGTGACATATGGGAAGAGTTGTGCATG GGCTGGAACACAGAGGCATGGAAAAAGAAGTCTGTGAAAGGGAGAAATAATCGTAAGAAAGTTGATAATGATGATGTGATATCCCGACATACAGGGGGGTCTAGGGGATATGATGAGCATCGCATCATCTTG GAACGGGCATTGGGCCGGCCACCCACATTTAGGGAACTCTTCCTTGCAACCCACCTTACCAAAGAGTCCAAGAAAATTTTTTGGGACGGATTGTATGATGAAAGCTTGGACGGGGCGGAGTTTTGTACTGCTCGATCTAGAAAAGCATAT GAAGCATATGAGAGATCCATGCTCGAGAAGTATGGGGAAGACGTCACGCTACATCCGGTCGGTGATGCTGACTTGTGGGAACGTGCGCAGGGAAGGAGAGGATTTGGGATAGGATCTTCGGATCCTCATTTCATCGTTAACGGCACACCATCTTCATCGTCGGGGTCGGCGTCGTATGCGGAATACCAGCGCTCACAAGAGCAG GTGAAAAACTTGCAAGCTCAAGTGGATATGTTGCAAAACCGTGTTGAAGAGGCTCAACAACAAGTGAGAGAAGAAATGAAGGAAGAAGTGCAACGACAAATAACCGAGCTACTAAAAAAATTTGGTAATCCAGGCAATCCGTTGTAG
- the LOC110910663 gene encoding uncharacterized protein LOC110910663 isoform X1, with translation MADMQGALRRQKRVLRCQHEEDISQEDEQGFNPFRDHADSDDDADYHDDTNATQLASNAENTPHATATHDHTQRPYIYRVGRKFANGKVHRAIRTLFNECFDGAWATYRDVPKELLDRMFDRFRTRYNWDQANDEAIREGFENVLKDRFADIMSDYRTESAKKARVAGFDFPDDRLDFEAMSKFPPRFVHSDIWEELCMGWNTEAWKKKSVKGRNNRKKVDNDDVISRHTGGSRGYDEHRIILERALGRPPTFRELFLATHLTKESKKIFWDGLYDESLDGAEFCTARSRKAYEAYERSMLEKYGEDVTLHPVGDADLWERAQGRRGFGIGSSDPHFIVNGTPSSSSGSASYAEYQRSQEQVKNLQAQVDMLQNRVEEAQQQVREEMKEEVQRQITELLKKFGNPGNPL, from the exons ATGGCTGACATGCAGGGGGCATTACGACGTCAAAAGAGGGTGCTTCGATGTCAACATGAGGAGGACATCTCGCAAGAGGATGAGCAGGGGTTTAACCCGTTTAGAGATCATGCCGACTCCGATGATGATGCTGATTATCATGATGACACAAATGCGACTCAACTAGCCTCTAATGCTGAAAATACGCCTCATGCAACCGCGACTCATGATCACACTCAGAGGCCTTATATCTATCGGGTCGGGAGGAA GTTTGCGAATGGTAAAGTTCATAGGGCAATTAGAACTTTATTCAACGAGTGTTTTGATGGAGCTTGGGCAACGTATAGAGATGTCCCTAAGGAACTACTGGACCGCATGTTTGATCGATTTAGG ACACGTTATAACTGGGATCAAGCAAATGATGAAGCCATTAGAGAAGGATTTGAGAACGTGTTAAAGGACCGTTTCGCAGATATAATGTCAGATTATCGAACTGAATCAGCAAAGAAAGCTAGGGTGGCTGGGTTTGATTTCCCAGATGATAGGCTTGATTTTGAAGCAATGAGTAAGTTTCCTCCCCGCTTCGTGCATAGTGACATATGGGAAGAGTTGTGCATG GGCTGGAACACAGAGGCATGGAAAAAGAAGTCTGTGAAAGGGAGAAATAATCGTAAGAAAGTTGATAATGATGATGTGATATCCCGACATACAGGGGGGTCTAGGGGATATGATGAGCATCGCATCATCTTG GAACGGGCATTGGGCCGGCCACCCACATTTAGGGAACTCTTCCTTGCAACCCACCTTACCAAAGAGTCCAAGAAAATTTTTTGGGACGGATTGTATGATGAAAGCTTGGACGGGGCGGAGTTTTGTACTGCTCGATCTAGAAAAGCATAT GAAGCATATGAGAGATCCATGCTCGAGAAGTATGGGGAAGACGTCACGCTACATCCGGTCGGTGATGCTGACTTGTGGGAACGTGCGCAGGGAAGGAGAGGATTTGGGATAGGATCTTCGGATCCTCATTTCATCGTTAACGGCACACCATCTTCATCGTCGGGGTCGGCGTCGTATGCGGAATACCAGCGCTCACAAGAGCAG GTGAAAAACTTGCAAGCTCAAGTGGATATGTTGCAAAACCGTGTTGAAGAGGCTCAACAACAAGTGAGAGAAGAAATGAAGGAAGAAGTGCAACGACAAATAACCGAGCTACTAAAAAAATTTGGTAATCCAGGCAATCCGTTGTAG
- the LOC110910665 gene encoding methionine S-methyltransferase isoform X1, giving the protein MAAVKGSVDEFLNICSHSGDSAYSALRSLLERLENPKTRTEARVFLSHLQKKLDSDRDVSQHCLDTYHFQIQDIYLDRNEGTGYQNRKKLTMMVIPSIFMPEDWSFTFYEGLNRHPDSIFKDKTVAELGCGNGWISIAIADKWLPSKVYGLDINPRAVKISWINLYLNAFDENGQPVYDAENKTLLDRVEFYESDLLSYCRDNHIELERIVGCIPQILNPNPDAMSKLITENASEEFLHDLSNYCALQGFVEDQFGLGLIARAVEEGIDVIKPMGIMIFNMGGRPGQGVCKRLFERRGLRVNKLWQTKILQASDTDISALVEIEKNNPHRFEFFMGLVGDRPICARTAWAFGKAGGRISHALSVYSCQLRHPNEVKKIFEFLKNGFHEISNSLDLSFEDDSVADEKIPFLAYLAGVLKDSSRFPYEPPTGNKRFRDLIASFMKTYHHVPLSADNVAIFPSRATAIENSLRLFTPRLAIVDEHLTRNLPRQWLTSLEIEQKKDDKTSIDGITVIEAPRQSDLMIELIKKLRPQVVVTGIAQFEAVTSSAFEHLLRVTKEIGSRLFIDISEQFELSSLPSSIGVLKYLARTPLPSHAAIICGLLRNQVYTDLEVAFVISEEQTIFDALTRSVELLQGNTALISQYYYGCLFHELLSFQLPDRRQPAERESEDAEASDNDMIGFSSSAISVLSQAELSVRVTETPSLLHMDVDQIFLPTPTPVKAAIFESFARQNVTESECDVTPSLRQFIKNAYNLSVEHNAEFIYADFPLSLFNKLVLCCIEEGGSLCMPAGSNGNYVSAAKFLNANIVSIPTQAEDGFKLTEKQLTSVLEQLETIHKPWVYISGPTINPTGLLYSNEEMKSLLSVCARYGARVIIDTSFSGIEFNSRGWDGWNLDASLAGLTGNSAFSMCLLGGLFNKLPTGGLAYGFLVLKPGFLADSFRGSFSVLNKPHSTIRYTAKKLLELEEQKGDLTGAAQGQEKLLDARLKRLKETLENCGWEVIEARGGVSVIAKPCAYLGKKIKLEEDGSTWEIMLDSTNIREAMLRATGLCINGASWTGIPDYCRFTLALEDGDFDRALDCIVKFKQLVK; this is encoded by the exons ATGGCTGCAGTGAAAGGATCAGTAGACGAGTTCCTGAACATCTGTTCACACTCCGGCGACTCTGCATACAGCGCCTTAAGATCGCTACTAGAGCGCCTCGAGAATCCGAAGACTCGAACCGAAGCTAGGGTATTCTTATCGCATCTGCAGAAAAAGCTCGATAGCGATCGAGATGTATCGCAACATTGTCTCGATACTTATCATTTCCAGATTCAGGATATATACCTTGATCGGAATGAAG GTACAGGTTACCAGAACAGAAAAAAATTAACAATGATGGTGATACCTAGTATCTTTATGCCAGAGGACTGGTCCTTCACATTCTATGAGGGGTTAAATAGACACCCCGACTCTATCTTCAAGGATAAGACAGTTGCCGAGCTTGGTTGTGGAAACGGATGGATATCCATAGCCATTGCCGACAAGTGGTTGCCATCAAAG GTTTATGGCCTTGATATAAATCCAAGAGCAGTGAAGATTTCTTGGATAAATTTGTATTTAAATGCTTTTGATGAGAATGGGCAGCCCGTTTATGACGCCGAGAACAAAACTTTGCTTGACAGGGTAGAATTTTATGAATCTGATCTGCTATCTTACTGCAGAGATAACCACATAGAGCTTGAACGGATTGTCGGATGTATACCACAG ATTCTTAATCCAAATCCAGATGCAATGTCCAAGCTTATCACAGAAAATGCAAGCGAAGAGTTCCTGCATGATCTAAGCAACTATTGTGCCCTTCAG GGTTTTGTTGAGGATCAGTTTGGGTTAGGCCTAATTGCCAGGGCAGTTGAAGAAGGAATTGATGTGATCAAGCCTATGGGAATCATGATCTTCAACATGGGAGGGCGTCCAGGGCAAGGTGTTTGTAAACGTTTATTTGAGCGTCGTGGGCTCCGGGTTAACAAGCTGTGGCAGACCAAAATTCTTCAGGCTTCTGACACCGATATTTCTGCGTTAGTTGAAATTGAAAAGAATAATCCACATCGTTTCGAGTTCTTCATGGGGCTTGTTGGAGACCGTCCAATTTGTGCTAGGACTGCATGGGCCTTCGGAAAGGCCGGTGGCCGTATTTCTCATGCTCTGTCTGTTTACAGCTGTCAGCTTCGCCATCCTAATGAG GTTAAGAAAATCTTCGAGTTTCTCAAAAACGGGTTTCATGAGATCAGCAATTCTCTAGATCTATCTTTTGAGGACGATTCTGTTGCTGATGAGAAGATTCCTTTTCTAGCATATCTTGCTGGTGTGTTGAAAGACAGTTCGCGCTTTCCATATGAGCCTCCAACCGGAAACAAAAGATTCCGTGATCTTATTGCATCTTTCATGAAAACATACCACCATGTCCCCCTTAGCGCCGAT AATGTTGCTATTTTTCCTTCAAGGGCTACGGCTATTGAGAACTCCCTCCGGTTGTTCACTCCACGTCTTGCCATCGTTGATGAACATTTGACCCGCAATCTACCCAGGCAATGGTTAACATCACTAGAAATTGAG CAAAAAAAGGACGACAAAACCTCAATAGATGGAATCACTGTTATAGAAGCACCACGTCAGTCAGATTTGATGATAGAGCTGATAAAAAAGTTAAGGCCACAAGTGGTGGTCACAGGGATTGCACAATTTGAGGCCGTTACTAGTTCAGCATTCGAGCACCTTTTACGTGTCACAAAAGAAATCGGGTCTCGTCTTTTCATAGACATATCTGAACAATTCGAGCTTTCAAGCCTCCCCAGTTCAATCGGGGTCTTGAAATATCTCGCTAGAACTCCACTGCCTTCTCATGCAGCTATAATATGTGGCTTGTTAAGAAATCAG GTGTATACAGATCTTGAAGTAGCTTTTGTGATATCGGAAGAACAAACTATCTTTGACGCATTGACAAGGAGTGTGGAACTCTTACAAGGCAATACTGCCCTGATTAGCCAGTATTACTACGGCTGTCTTTTTCACGAGCTTCTGTCCTTTCAGCTTCCCGATAGACGTCAACCTGCAGAG AGAGAATCTGAGGATGCGGAAGCTAGTGACAATGACATGATAGGATTTTCTAGCTCAGCAATCTCGGTTCTGAGTCAAGCAGAATTATCGGTCAGGGTAACCGAAACACCCTCGTTACTTCACATGGATGTGGATCAAATATTTCTGCCTACACCGACCCCGGTTAAGGCTGCCATCTTCGAAAGTTTCGCAAGGCAGAACGTGACGGAATCAGAGTGTGATGTCACACCCAGCCTTCGACAATTCATCAAGAACGCTTACAACTTATCGGTTGAGCACAATGCCGAGTTTATATACGCAGACTTCCCTCTTTCCCTTTTCAATAAACTCGTCCTCTGCTGCATCGAAGAAGGTGGAAGCCTATGCATGCCAGCTGGATCAAACGGTAATTACGTATCAGCTGCCAAGTTCTTAAACGCAAACATCGTGTCTATCCCGACACAGGCTGAAGACGGTTTTAAACTGACCGAGAAGCAACTTACTAGTGTATTGGAACAGTTGGAGACTATTCATAAACCATGGGTGTATATTTCTGGTCCTACAATAAACCCGACGGGTTTGCTTTACAGCAATGAAGAGATGAAAAGCTTGCTGTCGGTCTGTGCTAGATATGGTGCACGGGTTATAATCGATACGTCGTTTTCGGGGATCGAGTTTAACTCCCGGGGTTGGGATGGGTGGAATTTGGATGCGAGTTTAGCGGGATTAACTGGAAACTCGGCGTTCAGCATGTGTTTGCTTGGAGGGTTGTTTAATAAGCTACCTACTGGAGGGCTTGCGTACGGGTTTCTAGTTCTGAAACCGGGATTTTTGGCTGATTCGTTTCGTGGTAGTTTCTCGGTGTTGAATAAACCTCACAGTACTATTAGGTATACTGCAAAGAAATTGCTTGAACTTGAAGAGCAGAAAGGGGATTTAACAGGTGCTGCTCAAGGACAGGAGAAATTGCTGGATGCTAGACTGAAGCGTTTGAAAGAG ACGCTTGAGAATTGTGGGTGGGAAGTAATTGAAGCTCGTGGAGGCGTTTCTGTGATTGCAAAGCCATGTGCTTATCTTGGCAAAAAGATTAAGCTCGAGGAAGATGGTTCTACATGGGAAATCATGCTCGATAGCACTAACATCCGTGAAGCAATGCTGAGAGCTACAGGTCTGTGCATCAATGGAGCTTCCTGGACCGGGATTCCAGACTATTGTCGATTCACTTTGGCCCTGGAAGATGGGGACTTCGATCGAGCTCTTGATTGCATTGTGAAATTCAAGCAACTTGTCAAGTAA